The segment CCTCGATCCATGCCTGGAACGCCTGGATTGTTCTGTTCCTCTCGCTGTCCGGCTTGCTGCTGGTAGGCGGATTCTGGCGAGAAATCCTCGGCGCCGGACGGGTGTGGCTCAAATGGGCACATATCGGGGTCGGTATCGTCCTGCTAATTCCTGTCGTGTACTACCTGCTCCTGGCCGCCAAGCACTGGAAAAGGCTCAAGGGCAGAACAGGGCAAAAAGCGAACGTTGTGTTCGTGCTTTTCCTGCTCCTCGGCTGGCTGGTATCCGGTATCGTGCTGTGGCAGTTCCGCCTGGCCGGTCCGCGCGCGGCAAATGCCGCATTGTTCATTCACGATCTTTTGACCTGGATTGGCCTTCCGGTTATGATCTACCATTCTATCACCCGCACCAAATGGCTGAAGGAGCCGCAGCGGCGAGCTTTATCCGTTGAAGCTGCGAACAGCCATAGACCAGCAGGAGATAAAGCTCCGGCAGCCCTGCCTGAAGCACCGCAGCCGCTATACACCCGCCGAGGGTTCATTAAAGCCGCAGCAGGTGCGGGGCTTGCCTTGACGCTGGGGCCTACCTTTTTGAGCTGGCTGAACAAAACGATGCAATCCACCGGTTCTACGGGCTTTGTCGCAAGCAATGCCAATGCGCTCGTTCCCGAGCCAGTGCCGCTTCCAGATTCTTCACCGCCGCTTGGCGGAGGGGCGCAGGGGAATTTTCGCGTGTACACGGTAACTGACATCCCTACTTTTGACAATAGTAACTGGTCGTTCACGGTGGATGGCCTGGTGGATCAGAAGCTGGAATGGAGCTGGGAAGAATTTGTAGCGATGAATAGAGAGGTTCAGGTCAGTGACTTCCATTGCGTGACAGGCTGGTCTGTCTATCAGAACACCTGGGAAGGCATCCCCCTCTCCAAGCTGCTGGATCTGGCAGGCGTGCAGAGCAAGGCCCAAACGGTGAAGTTCTACTCCGGCGACGGGGTGTATACCGATTCTTTAACGATGGAGCAGGCCCGGATGGATGATGTGATGGTCGCTGTTCTGCATGACGGCAAGCCTATACCGAGTCAGCTCGGAGGTCCGGTGCGTCTGGTCACGCCGCAGATGTACGCCTACAAGTCCGTCAAATGGCTCAACCGCATTGAGCTGATTGAAGGGGATTACTCCGGATATTGGGAGGTTCGCGGCTATGACAAGGACGCATGGATTCCGGATGCGAAGAAAAGCTGAGACTGTAACAGCGTGTGAACGACTCGCCATGCAAGCTTTTTTGGAAAATTAAGTGTTGTCTTTCGTGGAAAAAGGTCTTAAGGTTGTTCCTTAGGGCACACTCCACAGCAATGCTGAAATGATAGCCCATGTTAGGAGAGAACATCATGGCGGATAAGTCGCTGAAGCTGGCCAAGCCGGCACCCACTCCTGCTGCAGACCGCGGTGCGGGGCAGGAGACCGTGTACCGGATATTGCTCGCGATCAGCTTTGTACATTTGTTTAATGACTCGATTCAAGCGGTGATTCCGGCGATTTTTCCCATTCTGAAGGAGAACCTGCTGTTAACCTTCACGCAGATCGGCTGGATTTCATTTGCCATCAACTTCACATCCTCTATCATCCAGCCGGTAATCGGCTATGCCGCAGACCGCAAGCCACGGCCGATCCTGCTGCCGCTCGGAATGTGCTGTACCCTTGCCGGTGTCGGCATCCTTGCCTATGCGGGCTCGTACATATTGGTGCTGTTCGCGGTCATCCTGATCGGCCTCGGCTCGGCCACCTTCCATCCCGAGGGCATGAGAGTAGCTCATATGGCAGCAGGGATGCGCAAGGGCCTGTCCCAGTCCATCTTTCAGGTGGGCGGTAACGCCGGACAGTCATTGGCGCCGCTGCTGACACGGTTTATTTTTGTACCACTGGGTCAAAGCGGGGCGGTCTATTTCACCTTCATCGCTGCGGCCGGGGTCGCCGTGCAAAGCTATGTGGCCCGCTGGTACCGCTCCATGCTGGACGCCGGATACACCTTTACGAAGCGCGCCAAGGGCCGCCTTCTGGATCCGGCGCGCCGCCGCAGCATCCGTCATGCGACGCTGGTGCTCGTGCTGCTCGTATTCGTGCGCTCCTGGTACGGGGCTGCAATTAGCAGCTACTATGCGTTTTATCTGATGGACGCTTACCGGATCGGCCTGGATGATGCTCAAATTTACATCTTCCTGTTCCTTGCTGCCGGGGCGGTCGGCACCTTCTTTGGCGGACCGCTTGCCGACCGCTTCGGGCGCCGTAACCTGATTATGCTGTCCATGGTGGGCACAGCCCCTATCGCGCTGCTGCTGCCCTATGTATCCCTGTTCTGGGCAGGCGTGCTGCTTACGATCGGCGGCTTCATTCTGCTCTCCAGCTTCTCGGTCACTGTCGTGTATGCCCAGATGCTGCACCCTGGCAACATCGGGACGGTATCCGGCCTCATTA is part of the Paenibacillus algicola genome and harbors:
- a CDS encoding molybdopterin-dependent oxidoreductase, coding for MKTSWLSRIRKGYGKKLTSIHAWNAWIVLFLSLSGLLLVGGFWREILGAGRVWLKWAHIGVGIVLLIPVVYYLLLAAKHWKRLKGRTGQKANVVFVLFLLLGWLVSGIVLWQFRLAGPRAANAALFIHDLLTWIGLPVMIYHSITRTKWLKEPQRRALSVEAANSHRPAGDKAPAALPEAPQPLYTRRGFIKAAAGAGLALTLGPTFLSWLNKTMQSTGSTGFVASNANALVPEPVPLPDSSPPLGGGAQGNFRVYTVTDIPTFDNSNWSFTVDGLVDQKLEWSWEEFVAMNREVQVSDFHCVTGWSVYQNTWEGIPLSKLLDLAGVQSKAQTVKFYSGDGVYTDSLTMEQARMDDVMVAVLHDGKPIPSQLGGPVRLVTPQMYAYKSVKWLNRIELIEGDYSGYWEVRGYDKDAWIPDAKKS
- a CDS encoding MFS transporter, producing MADKSLKLAKPAPTPAADRGAGQETVYRILLAISFVHLFNDSIQAVIPAIFPILKENLLLTFTQIGWISFAINFTSSIIQPVIGYAADRKPRPILLPLGMCCTLAGVGILAYAGSYILVLFAVILIGLGSATFHPEGMRVAHMAAGMRKGLSQSIFQVGGNAGQSLAPLLTRFIFVPLGQSGAVYFTFIAAAGVAVQSYVARWYRSMLDAGYTFTKRAKGRLLDPARRRSIRHATLVLVLLVFVRSWYGAAISSYYAFYLMDAYRIGLDDAQIYIFLFLAAGAVGTFFGGPLADRFGRRNLIMLSMVGTAPIALLLPYVSLFWAGVLLTIGGFILLSSFSVTVVYAQMLHPGNIGTVSGLITGFAFGMGGVGALALGNLGDAWGIGNVMIAASFLPLLGLFSFLLPKDRVIEQWSKV